The Blautia obeum ATCC 29174 region CAATGGTCTCTCCATACATGAACCATCATTATGTAGAAGCACTTTTGATGTGCGGCAAAAAAGACCAGGCAATGGATTATATGAAATATTACTGGGGCGGCATGATCAATCACGGTGCGGATACTTTCTGGGAGCTCTACAATCCGGAAAATCCGGCAGAGTCTCCATATGGAAGCAGTATCGTAAACAGTTACTGCCATGCATGGAGCTGTACACCAACGTACCTTCTGAGAAAATATTTCCTTAAATAATAAGATGATATGAGTGACAGAGATTACACAGAATTATATGCATCCTTACAAAAAGAAACTACGATTCTGACTGCGCAGATCCGGGCATTATACCGTGAACTGGATAAGAAATTTCATCTTCGCGGGGCACAGATTCCAATCACTTTTGGATTTGAAACAGATGCACTGGGATCCTATACAAGAACCGGACATCATGAAAAAGAACACTTCCATTTTTCTCTGCTTTTTGTGGGATATGGAGTAAAAAATCCCCTGAGTAAAGAAGACCGTATGGACCTTTATAAACATGAGTATGCCCATTATATGGAACATCATATTGTAATCCCAAGGGAATATCAGTGGCAGCCGGGACTTCATGGAAGTGCCTGGAAATATTGTTGTTCCCTGGTCGGAGCGGCGCCGACACCATACTACAAAGCTGGCGAAGCGTTGATGAAACATGACTATGAAAAGAAACTCAAAAATCCGATTCATGATAAGACAGTGGCGATACGGGATACCTACCGAAGGCAGCAGGAACACAAAAGCAGTCAGGCAAGTATCGTTCAGTATACGGTCGGGGAGCAGGTACAGCATCCCAAGTTTGGAGAAGGCTGTATAGAAAAAATCGAGCAGGCGACAGGATCTGTGACCCTGCATATTCGATTTGGAAATGAAATAAAAGTGATCGATCAGAAGTGGCTTTTGAGAACGAAATATCAGAAGAAAGAATAGGACGTGGGCAAAAAATGAGCCGTTTAATCTTTCATATAGATGTCAACAGTGCGTTTCTTTCATGGGAGTCAGCACGAAGAGTGAAGCAGGGACTGTCAGATTTAAGAGATATTCCTGCATGTATTGGCGGTGATCCGAAGAAGCGTACAGGAATTGTTGTGGCAAAGTCCATACCGGCAAAAAAATATGGGATCACGACAGGTGAACCGGTGGCAATGGCACTTCGGAAATGTCCGGAGCTCGTCATTGTAAAAAGTGATTTTGAACTGTATATCAAATGTTCCAGGGCATTTAAAGAAATCTGCGCGTCGTATGCACCGGTGATGGAATCCTTTTCTATAGATGAAGTTTTTCTGGATATGACAGGCACTTCATTGATTTATCCAGACCCGATAAAAACAGCACATGAGATAAAAGATAAGATACGGGACGAACTGGGATTTACAGTTAATGTAGGAATTTCTACAAACAAATTGCTGGCCAAAATGGCATCCGATTTTGAGAAACCGGACAAGGTACATACACTTTTTCCAGAGGAAATCCCGACTAAGATGTGGCCGTTATCGGTGCGTGATCTGTTGTTTCTGGGAAAAGCTTTTGAGAAAAAACTGACAGAGGCCGGAATTCGCACGATTGGTGATATGGCACATGTAAGTGAGTCAGAAATACAGGCATTATTAGGGAATAAAGCCGGACATCAGCTGCATCAATACGCGCTTGGAATCGATGAATCACCAGTCAAAGCAAAGCCTGAAGAAGCCAAGGGCTTCAGTGTAGAAACAACGTTTAATGATGATATTGTCTCAGTAGAGCAGGTACTTCCGATTCTTTTGGAGCAATGTGATGTGGTCACCACCAGAATGCGCCGAAAAGGAAAAAAATGTACTTCTGTATCAGTAACTTTCCGTACGCTTGATTTCAAAAATAAGTCGCACCAGACAACACTTTCCAATGCAACGGATATGACAGATGAAATCTTCAGGAACGCGAAAAAACTCTTTACAGAATCCTGGAAAGGCGAACCGCTCCGACTGATCGGAGTAGCACTTACAAACCTTACAGACGAGAGCTTCGAGCAATTATCACTTTTTGAAGATAATGAAAAGAAAGAACGTCACCGAAAACTGGACGCAACTATGGACGAAATCCGACAGAAATTCGGCAACGACAAGATCACACGTGCAAGCATTATGAACAGCAATTCCGGAATCGCGCGGAAAGCACGCGCGCAGATGAAAAATGAACTCGAGATAAGTTGCGGAAAACAGGCAGAGAAAGGCAAAGATAATGGAAGAAATATTTGACATCATAGATACACAGGGAAATCCGACCGGCGAGACTGTAACCCGCGAGAAAGCGCATGCGGAAGGCATTCCACACAGGACGGCACATATATGGATCATACGGGAGAAATATGGAAGAACAGAAGTGCTGCTTCAGAAGCGTTCCATGAATAAAGACTCTTTTCCGGGAAAATTTGACACTTCGTCGGCGGGACACATCCAGGCAGGCGATGAACCACTGGAATCAGCACTTCGCGAGTTAGGAGAGGAACTTGGAATACAAGCCACACCGGAGCAGCTTGTATTCGCCGGAACATTCCCGATTTCGTTTGCAAAAGAATTTCATGGCAAAATGTTTCGAGATGAAGAACTGGCTTTTGTATATATCTATGATCAACCGGTAGATATCGCGGATCTGGTTCTGCAGAAAGAAGAAGTCGAGGCCGTGGAATGGTTTGCCCTGGAAGAAACCTATGCAGAGTGCCAGAAGAGCAGAGAGAAGTTCTGCGTACCAAGTGGCGGACTGGAGATTGTACGGGAGTTTATGACGGAGAAGAGAGGCTAGAAATGGAAATCAGTTTATTGTTAATGGAAGAAATCGCGAAGTTGTTTGCAATCATGCTTATGGGATATGCAGTCGTAAAGGCAGGACTTATGAAATCCTCAGAGAGCAAAAGCGTATCTGTGATCATGGTATACCTGGTCATTCCGTGTGTGATTATTAATGCATTTCAGGTGAAATACACACCAGATGTCCAGAAGGGTCTGATTCTGGCATGCGTGGCAGCAGTGGCGGTACACATTTTATTCCTGATTCTTACAGCATTGTTAAAAAATATCCTGCATCTTGATGCAATTGAACGGGCAACCGTAATCTACTCAAATGCCGGTATTCTTGTCATTCCGCTGGTGCAGGAACTTCTCGGACAGGAGTACGTTATTTATTCAAGTGCATACATTGCAGTACAGCTTATATTAATCTGGACACACTGCAAAAATATGCTCTGCGAAGAAGATAAACTGGAATGGAAAAAGGTACTTCTGAATGTGAATATCATCTCCATTATAGTAGGTGTAGTACTGTTTATTGGCAGAATCCAGCTGCCATCCGGTGTACAGGATGTCATGAATATGATGAATAATATGATCGGCCCAATTGGCATGCTGCTGGCTGGGATGGTCATCGCAGAAGTACCGCTTAAAACTGTTTTTAACCGAAAAAGAAACTATGTTTCTACAGCTTTAAGACTTATTGTATATCCGATATTTGTATTGTTCCTGATGAAAATAATCTGTGCATTTATCGGAATAATGGATGCAAAACAGATTCTCCTGACCGTGTATCTGGCATCTGTAACACCTGCCTGTGCGACTGTCACCTCCATGGCACAGCTCTACGATAAAGATGCGGCATACGCCAGTTCACTGTATGTTCTGACGACGCTGTTGTCAATCGTGACCATGCCCGTGATGGTGGGATCGTATGAGATGATGGCGTAGAAAGAATGAATAAGAAAGTTTTTGAAAAGACACTGGCTGGGAGGCTGGTGTCTTTTTTTGTGCACGTTTTTTGTGATGACTGTGCTTAGTTTAATACTTGAAACATATGAATGGGATACATTAAAGGATTATGCAAAGAAATATGAGAATGACCGAGATTCAGGTACAAGATCCCTGATTTCTGGAATTAATCGAAATTATTTTGAACCTTATGTGATGGAATTGGTTTTTGAATTCACAGTGAATGCAAATACAATGATTGAACGTCAGATACGCCGAATGGGAAGCATTCAGGATGATGTAGAGGAAACAATGGCCGGAGAGCTTTACGCAGATGGCTATATTGCAACATCGCAAATTGGAGATTTTGCATTGCTTCATCGTTTAAAAGGTGCAGTCAACAATCTTGTTATGGGAAAGGCTGCTTCACAGGGACTGGATCAATGGCTTTTTGACATTAATAAAGCAAGAACGCCACAGGAAATCAAGAAAATAAGTACATGGCAGAATTCAGATATCAACGAAAAACAAAAAGAAGCGGTAGAAAAAATATTGTCTGTTCCGGATGTATGTTTAATTCAGGGGCCTCCCGGAACAGGGAAAACAACTGTTATTGCAGAGGCAATTTATCAATTGGTTATACGAAATAAGCGTGTTTTAGTTGCATCTCAAGCTAATTTGGCAGTTGATAATGCGTTGGAGCGATTGATTTCTAATCCTAAGATACGTGCAATCAGACTTGGAAGTGCAAAAAAGATCGATTCATCGGTAAGCAATATCACAGAGGGAAATGTGTTTGTAGTATCTGGAATTTTAAATGCGTTTAAAAATTTATTGACTTATAGGGATGAGTTAATGTTTGGCAAAGATACTTTTTTATGTCTAAAAATCAATGATTATTTCGAAATATATGAATGGAAAAAACAAAAATTTATTAGAGTAGATAAAGTAAGTGAATATTTATCTGCAAATTATCGAGATCTTAAAACTTATTCAGTTTATTAGAAGTGGATGTATAAATTTTAGCATAAGCACTGAACAGAAAAAAACGCTCTATTTTTTTGGCATCCTTTTTGTATTTGGAATCTCATGGAAGAGAAGTATCAATAAAAAATGAAATTCATTATTATTCATGTGCGGTGGAATTTCGTTAAGTAGCAAGCTAGAATACTCAAAAGTTTATTATTTAGTAAATCGACAGAGAAGGGGGCAATCTATGTGTTTTTACCACCATTTTTTGAATCAAAGAAATTCAAAATAATATACGCAGTGACCATGGGATTATTATTGCTGATGATTGTGAGCTTGAAGATATATGATAGTTTCTGTGAAATGCCGGGGTGTTGGAATCTAAAAGATGCGGGAACACAGTACTGTTGGGATCATATTAATAGTATTTATGAAAACAGCAAAAAGAAATCTTCAGGCAGTTCCAATGGTGAAAGAATTTATAACAGTTTTGAGCTTTTTAACCAATCACAAAAATATCATTATACACCAAAGAGGAGAAATACTCCTACACCTGTACCAAGAAAATATAATGGTAATTCCTATTCTTCCTGGAAGAGTGATTCGTATGATGTCAGTAACTATGATGACCCGGATGATTTTGCCGATGATTGGGCTGATGAATTTGGAGACGGAGATTATGATGGTGGATACGATGATGCGTATGACTACTGGGAAGAAAACGGAAATTAGGTAAGAGAAGGGACTGTATGAAAATGAAAATCAGAAAAAATATATTAAAAATTGTTGCCACAGGGATTGCAACTGGTCTTGCTTTTTCCGTTTCATGCTGGAGCGTGGCTGCTTCAGATTCAACAAATGAAGCAAAAGCAGAGGAAACGCAGGAATATGATGCTTTGCAAAAGATATTTCTGGAAATTAATAAAGAAACAACAGAAGATAAGCTTCTTAAACTAATAGAAGAACACAGTGTGGAATATACAGCAGAAGAATATAATGGTACACCGAAAAGCAGGAATTATAATATTGCATTTGATTCAGATGTTGTGCTTCAAAAATATGCAGAATCAGGTGATTCTCTGGAGGTATCTTTTAATAAGGAAGATGGCACAATTTTATATGCAGAGTATTTTAATGAAGCATCGTTCAGAAATGCTTTGTATTACAATTATGGAACATATTGGGATTTTCGAGAGGATGAGCTGGATAATACGTACACAGGATATTACTATTACAAACCGGGTGATACAAAAGGCGGCATAACAATGAAATATGATAATGGTAACAGCAAAGAAACTGGATATCACAGTGTTTCCAGAGGAGAAGAGGCGCTAACACTTAATTGACACTCGTACCTCAATCTGCTATATTAAAATTACATATCTGGGAAAGTTCTTTAACCGTTCGGTTGCTTACTCCCCATATGAAAACAAGAAAATATGGCGGAGAAGATGGAACAGAAAAATTTACTCGCAAGATTTTGAAATTATTTGAGAATTATAAATAATCTTAAGGAGGAAGGCGTATGGCAACAGTAAACAGTGGAATCAGAGAGGATGCAAATTTCTTAAATCTTAAGGAAATTGCGCAAAAATAGGTGAAATCTGAAGTTAACAATATGCTGGTTACAGGTGAAAACATTATTCAGTGCTTTCAGACAGTACGTGATCAGGTGGTTTTTACTGACAAAAGAGTTATTGTAGTCAATGTGCAGGGAATCACAGGAAAGAAAACGTCTTACTTTTCATATCCATACTCAAAAGTTTTATATTTCGGAATTGAGACGGCAGGAGTTTTGGATATTGACAGCGAATTAATTATGACATTTGCAAATGGAACGGTTCTTCAGTTTGATTTCAGATCAAAAGTAGACATCAAAGGAATTTGTTCAAATATACAGCAGTATATTTTATAAGATTGATTTTTAAGAAAAGTTCGCAGGGGGGAGTGTGGATAAGATTCACACTCCTCTTTGAACAGAATGAAAAGAGCAATGCAAGGGAGTGGGGTATTGTTAATGAAGATAACGGTTAATTTTACAGTACATATATATGCAGAAGAACGTTTGTGTGATGAACTGTTAATTCCGCATAGTGAGAATTATGGAATTGTTGGGGAAGAAATAATAGAACCGCTTAGAATAATTAATAATAGAAGCATAATGTTTGAGGTAGAGAATTCAGTATCTATAAAGGAATTTTACCAATTAATTCGAAGGCATATTTACTCTGAAAAGAATAATAGGATGGATATGTATGGAGAAGAACAAACAACTCTTGATTTTGTAGAGGAATACGATGTTCTGGAAATATATTTTTTGAAAAATGGTTTGAGGTATTCTATAGTAGATAAAAGCAAAAATTTAGAATTTTATATGCAAAAATTGGGTATATCTAATACGATTGATATACAGATTTTGGTAAGCTCAGATGCTGGGGCGGTGTTCGAGGATCATGGGATTCGTTTTTATATAAATTCTAGAGAAGGAAAACGACATAATGAGCCTCATGTACATGTTGATATAAGACAAGGGGAAGGAAGTGGGAGTTTTTCTTTAAAAACAGCAGAACAGTTGACGGGGTCTAAAATAAGAAAAAAAGATCAGAAGATTATAAAAGAAATAATTGAAAACAATCAAAAAGACTTTTTGATATACTGGAATGAGCATACAGATGGTCTGGATGTGGATTTAAATCAGGCACTGGGACTTATACATTATTAATATATGAGAGAATTGATAAATGAAAATAAAAAGTGAGATTATATATACTGATACAATTTATTACTATAAAAAGCCTGTTCCTGGCTATATATGTAGTATTCTTTCAGCGAATGATCCAGATGGAAAAAATTTAAATATTTTAGAGAGAGACTCTGAGCTTGAATTAGAATATATTTTGGAGCCAAATACTACAATGTCAGATATCCGAAATGCAATATGCGAGAAAATGAATAAGCAAATAGGTGATCTTTGCAGAAGCTGTCCGTGTATTTGCATAAAAAGTCATGAAGATTTTATTGAGATTGAAAATATGGATATTATGGTAGAAACTCTACTAAGAAAATTTCAAATAGAAGGAAATTTGCAATTATATTTTGCATTTTCTGCACTTCAAGGAGATATTTGGCGAGAAGGACAAATTCATTATTATATGCAATCACGTGAATATGGAAAACATAATAGACCGCATGTGCATGTTAATGCAGGTGATAGATATAGCGCAGCGATTGATATACTTACAGGTGAGATACTTGCAGGAGAAATTCCTGGAAAATATATGAAACAAATAAAAAATAAAGTTGAAAAGAATAGAGGGTTTTTGATTGATTGTTGGAATAATATGACAGATGGAATAAATGTGGATATTGATTATAGATTTGGAATCACGTCTTTCAGAAATGTGTTAACAGATTATGAGGGAGTTAAGGAGAGAAATTAATGGATTTACAAAATATACAAGATCAACTAAATACAGAAATTTCTAAATTAGATACTCGTATCATATTCTGGTTTGACGATAAAGGAGCATAAGCAGCACCAAACTATGGATAAGCAGAACGAAGGAATTTAGAATCCGGCAGAGGCAGGTGATCCTGGTAGATATGAGAGGTTAGCTACTGTAGGAGATTTTGAGAGAACAAGAAAGCCTTCATAAGGAAAAAACGACGTTTTATTTCTTGTACCTAAAATCATCAGAAATGGACTCTTAGAAGTTGCTTCATATCCAGAAAACTCTGTTTTGTAAATATATGTAACCTATTAACGGTTTAGCAAATGCCGTAAAATCGAGGCTTTTTATTAAACTTGCACTAAAAAGAATAGAGAGAGATGTTATGAACATGAAAGAACTACAATCCATTTTTACAATCGGAGAAACCGTGGCGGTTGAATTTAAACGCTGTGGCAATGGAATAGAAAATGACACCTATGAAACAGTATGTTCTTTCTTAAATCGTTTCGGTGGAGAGCTTTTTATGGGCGTTCTGGATGATGGAACAGTGGTCGGTGTGCCTGAAAAGGCAGCTCCGGATATGGTAAAGAACTTTATAAAAGTTGTAAGTAATCCGGTATTATTTTCGCCTACCACATATCTAATTCCTGAAATTATAAAATATGATGAAAATCATACTATCATTCACGTTCACATTCCACCAAGTGCGGAGGTGCACAGTTATAAAAAAGTGATTTATGATCGTGTGGATGATGCCGATGTAAAGGTAACTGCAACTGGTGCGATTGCGCAGATGTATATTCGTAAGCAGAATATTTTTACAGAAAGAAAGATTTATCCATATGCAAGAATGGAAGATTTAAGATTGGATTTGTTGCCTAAAATTCGAATTATGGCGCAGAATCATACCGGGGGTCAGCACCCATGGACTACGATGGATGATCAGGAGTTGTTGAAAAGTGCAGGGTTATATGGTCGGGATATTGCTACAGGTGAAGAAGGATACAATCTTGCGGCAATTATGCTTCTTGGAAAAGATGATGTAATTTTAAATGTGGCTCCAGCTTATGTTACGGATGCACTTGTGCGTAAAGTAAATGTAGATCGCTACGATGATCGAGAAATCATTAAAACGAACCTGATTGAGAGTTATAATCAACTTCTGGAATTTGGAAGAAAAAACCTGCCAGATAAGTTTTTCCTGGAAGGCGCGATAAATAAAAGTCTGAGAAATACAATTGTCAGAGAGATGATTAGTAATACGCTAATGCACCGAGAATTTACCAGTAGTTATACAGCAAAGTTTGTAATTGAAAAGAAGCGGATGTATGTAGAAAATGCAAATCGTGCATCGAAAGAGGGCATTATTACAGTTGACAATCTGGAACCAAATCCAAAGAATCCAATTATTGCAGCATTTTTCAGAAATATTGGATATGCAGATCAACTAGGTTCTGGAGTTCGAAAACTATTTAAATATAGTAAGTATTATTCGGGAAGAGATCCGCAGTTTGTAGAAGATGATGTGTTTCGTATCGTTGTACCATTAGATGATGAATATTCGTTTGATTATAGTATAATAATTGATAAGGATAATGAAAACGCTAGTGCCGATAAAGTGACAAGTAGTGCCGATAAAATGCCGATTAGTGCCGATGAAGTGCCGATAAATACTTTAAGTGAGCAGCAGAAAAAGGTATTGCATTTTGCAAAAGAAAACGGGCAGATTACATCGCATCAGGTAGAACTACTATTAGAAGTAAAACAAAGACGTGCTAGAAGTATTCTTGGAAAACTGGTTGATATGGGGGTGCTTGAACGATTGGGTGCTTATAGAAATACAGTATACACCCTAAAAAATGGAAGGAAGAAATAATATTGCAGGGAGTATTTAACGTATGAAGAAGAAAATTATAGCTGTAATAGCTTTCGTATTGGTAGTTACAGGAGTTCCTTTTTGTGCTATCAAGGGAGATGAGGCTGCCAGAGCGAGGGCAAAAGAGGCAGCAGAAAGCCAGAACAAGGAATGGTATAAAGAAGCGAATGCGTGTATAGATGCTGGAGAGTATGAGGATGCGATAAAACTGCTGGAGAAATTGCCAACAGACTACGAAGATAGCAGATATATCATACCATATGCGGAATATTGTAAAGGTGTTGCGGACAAAGAAAAAATTGAGCAGCTGTACAGGCTTACGTGGAATTTCCCGCGAGAAAATGAATATACTGGAAAATATTCGGAGAAAATGCAGACAGCGAAAGCGGAAACAAAAGCGCAATATGAAGAGTATACAGAACAGAAAGAGAAAGAAAAAAGAGAAGAAATCAAGAAAGATGTACCATATAAAGGGATGGAGCGAAAAAATTTATGGCGACTTGTCGAAATGGTAGGGTTAGCAATGCTGTAGAGTTCGTGCATTCATCTTCATCAAAACGCAATTACAGCAGAGATGATAAGAGCATGGATATGTACGATGTGTATGATTACGATGATCCAGAAGATTTTTATTATGATCATGTCGATGAGTTTGATGATATACAGGATGCAGAGGATTACTGGGAAGAGAACAGATGATATAAGTATTGGTCGGATAAAGATAAGGAGAGTGCTTTGCAAATAAAGTTTAAATGTGACAAATAAAAAGAAAAGGAGATCAGCTATGAAGATCGTAATTATTAATGGAAGTGCAAGAAAGGGAAATACGTTAACAGCAATCAATACTTTTATAAAGGGAGCAGCTGAACATAATGAGATTGAGATGATTTCTCCTGATAAATTACATATTGCTCCATGCAAAGGCTGCAAAGCCTGTCAGTGCCATAAGGGGTGCGTAGATCAGGATGATACGAACCCGACAATTGACAAAATTGCAGCAGCAGATATGATTCTTTTTGCAACCCCGGTCTATTGGTGGGGAATGACTGCACAATTGAAACTGGTTATTGATAAATGCTATTGTCGTGGATTACAGCTTAAGGGAAAGAAAGTTGGTATCATTGTGACTGGCGGAGCTCCGGTTGATAATGTACAGTACGAGCTGATCAGGAAACAGTTTGAATGCATGGCAGGATATTTATCATGGGAAGTATTGTTTTTCAAGACCTATTCTGCAAATGCTAAGGATGAACTTGAAAAGAATACAGAAGCTATGGAAGAACTGGAAAAACTGGGACAGGATGTGAAGTGAATATTATAAATGAAATCCAAAATTCTACAGAAGAAGAGCAGAAGATATGAATCAAATTGAGAGTCAATGGGACAAATTGTTGAAGATAAAGACGACCGGACGGGATGATTCTCGTTCTGATCAGTACAGATATCCGTATGAGCCGACGCAGTATTTGGTATTAGAACGCCTGGCGAACAGTGGGTTGATCAGTAAGAAAAATACAGTTCTTGATTATGGTACTGGGAAGGGCAGGGTATGTTTTTATCTTTCCTATCAGACGCGATGCAGATCTGTCGGTGTGGAATATGATGAGCGTATTTTTAGTGCAGCAGAATCTAACAGAGAACATGCGGTATCGGGCAGAAGAGTATCTTTTGAGCTGACAGGAGCAGAAGAATATGCAGTACCAACTGATGTGGACAGGTGCTATTTTTTAATCCGTTTTCTGTAGAAATACTGCAAAAAGTTCTTGCCAGAATTTATGAATCATACTATGAGAATCCAAGAGAAATTCTGTTAATGTTTTACTATCCGTCAGAGGAATATATAAGCTGTCTCAT contains the following coding sequences:
- a CDS encoding methyltransferase domain-containing protein encodes the protein MNQIESQWDKLLKIKTTGRDDSRSDQYRYPYEPTQYLVLERLANSGLISKKNTVLDYGTGKGRVCFYLSYQTRCRSVGVEYDERIFSAAESNREHAVSGRRVSFELTGAEEYAVPTDVDRCYFLIRFL
- a CDS encoding AAA domain-containing protein, which translates into the protein MKRHWLGGWCLFLCTFFVMTVLSLILETYEWDTLKDYAKKYENDRDSGTRSLISGINRNYFEPYVMELVFEFTVNANTMIERQIRRMGSIQDDVEETMAGELYADGYIATSQIGDFALLHRLKGAVNNLVMGKAASQGLDQWLFDINKARTPQEIKKISTWQNSDINEKQKEAVEKILSVPDVCLIQGPPGTGKTTVIAEAIYQLVIRNKRVLVASQANLAVDNALERLISNPKIRAIRLGSAKKIDSSVSNITEGNVFVVSGILNAFKNLLTYRDELMFGKDTFLCLKINDYFEIYEWKKQKFIRVDKVSEYLSANYRDLKTYSVY
- a CDS encoding DUF4160 domain-containing protein, with protein sequence MKITVNFTVHIYAEERLCDELLIPHSENYGIVGEEIIEPLRIINNRSIMFEVENSVSIKEFYQLIRRHIYSEKNNRMDMYGEEQTTLDFVEEYDVLEIYFLKNGLRYSIVDKSKNLEFYMQKLGISNTIDIQILVSSDAGAVFEDHGIRFYINSREGKRHNEPHVHVDIRQGEGSGSFSLKTAEQLTGSKIRKKDQKIIKEIIENNQKDFLIYWNEHTDGLDVDLNQALGLIHY
- a CDS encoding flavodoxin family protein, with product MKIVIINGSARKGNTLTAINTFIKGAAEHNEIEMISPDKLHIAPCKGCKACQCHKGCVDQDDTNPTIDKIAAADMILFATPVYWWGMTAQLKLVIDKCYCRGLQLKGKKVGIIVTGGAPVDNVQYELIRKQFECMAGYLSWEVLFFKTYSANAKDELEKNTEAMEELEKLGQDVK
- a CDS encoding NUDIX hydrolase, translated to MEEIFDIIDTQGNPTGETVTREKAHAEGIPHRTAHIWIIREKYGRTEVLLQKRSMNKDSFPGKFDTSSAGHIQAGDEPLESALRELGEELGIQATPEQLVFAGTFPISFAKEFHGKMFRDEELAFVYIYDQPVDIADLVLQKEEVEAVEWFALEETYAECQKSREKFCVPSGGLEIVREFMTEKRG
- a CDS encoding DNA polymerase Y family protein; the encoded protein is MSRLIFHIDVNSAFLSWESARRVKQGLSDLRDIPACIGGDPKKRTGIVVAKSIPAKKYGITTGEPVAMALRKCPELVIVKSDFELYIKCSRAFKEICASYAPVMESFSIDEVFLDMTGTSLIYPDPIKTAHEIKDKIRDELGFTVNVGISTNKLLAKMASDFEKPDKVHTLFPEEIPTKMWPLSVRDLLFLGKAFEKKLTEAGIRTIGDMAHVSESEIQALLGNKAGHQLHQYALGIDESPVKAKPEEAKGFSVETTFNDDIVSVEQVLPILLEQCDVVTTRMRRKGKKCTSVSVTFRTLDFKNKSHQTTLSNATDMTDEIFRNAKKLFTESWKGEPLRLIGVALTNLTDESFEQLSLFEDNEKKERHRKLDATMDEIRQKFGNDKITRASIMNSNSGIARKARAQMKNELEISCGKQAEKGKDNGRNI
- a CDS encoding RNA-binding domain-containing protein yields the protein MNMKELQSIFTIGETVAVEFKRCGNGIENDTYETVCSFLNRFGGELFMGVLDDGTVVGVPEKAAPDMVKNFIKVVSNPVLFSPTTYLIPEIIKYDENHTIIHVHIPPSAEVHSYKKVIYDRVDDADVKVTATGAIAQMYIRKQNIFTERKIYPYARMEDLRLDLLPKIRIMAQNHTGGQHPWTTMDDQELLKSAGLYGRDIATGEEGYNLAAIMLLGKDDVILNVAPAYVTDALVRKVNVDRYDDREIIKTNLIESYNQLLEFGRKNLPDKFFLEGAINKSLRNTIVREMISNTLMHREFTSSYTAKFVIEKKRMYVENANRASKEGIITVDNLEPNPKNPIIAAFFRNIGYADQLGSGVRKLFKYSKYYSGRDPQFVEDDVFRIVVPLDDEYSFDYSIIIDKDNENASADKVTSSADKMPISADEVPINTLSEQQKKVLHFAKENGQITSHQVELLLEVKQRRARSILGKLVDMGVLERLGAYRNTVYTLKNGRKK
- a CDS encoding AEC family transporter gives rise to the protein MEISLLLMEEIAKLFAIMLMGYAVVKAGLMKSSESKSVSVIMVYLVIPCVIINAFQVKYTPDVQKGLILACVAAVAVHILFLILTALLKNILHLDAIERATVIYSNAGILVIPLVQELLGQEYVIYSSAYIAVQLILIWTHCKNMLCEEDKLEWKKVLLNVNIISIIVGVVLFIGRIQLPSGVQDVMNMMNNMIGPIGMLLAGMVIAEVPLKTVFNRKRNYVSTALRLIVYPIFVLFLMKIICAFIGIMDAKQILLTVYLASVTPACATVTSMAQLYDKDAAYASSLYVLTTLLSIVTMPVMVGSYEMMA
- a CDS encoding PH domain-containing protein — encoded protein: MKSEVNNMLVTGENIIQCFQTVRDQVVFTDKRVIVVNVQGITGKKTSYFSYPYSKVLYFGIETAGVLDIDSELIMTFANGTVLQFDFRSKVDIKGICSNIQQYIL
- a CDS encoding DUF4160 domain-containing protein, giving the protein MKIKSEIIYTDTIYYYKKPVPGYICSILSANDPDGKNLNILERDSELELEYILEPNTTMSDIRNAICEKMNKQIGDLCRSCPCICIKSHEDFIEIENMDIMVETLLRKFQIEGNLQLYFAFSALQGDIWREGQIHYYMQSREYGKHNRPHVHVNAGDRYSAAIDILTGEILAGEIPGKYMKQIKNKVEKNRGFLIDCWNNMTDGINVDIDYRFGITSFRNVLTDYEGVKERN